In Chroicocephalus ridibundus chromosome 4, bChrRid1.1, whole genome shotgun sequence, one genomic interval encodes:
- the PPP2R5E gene encoding serine/threonine-protein phosphatase 2A 56 kDa regulatory subunit epsilon isoform isoform X3, translating to MDTLSDLKMKEYKRSTLNELVDYITISRGCLTEQTYPEVVRMVSCNIFRTLPPSDSNEFDPEEDEPTLEASWPHLQLVYEFFIRFLESQEFQPSIAKKYIDQKFVLQLLELFDSEDPRERDYLKTVLHRIYGKFLGLRAFIRKQINNIFLRFVYETEHFNGVAELLEILGSIINGFALPLKAEHKQFLVKVLIPLHTVRSLSLFHAQLAYCIVQFLEKDPSLTEPVIRGLMKFWPKTCSQKEVMFLGELEEILDVIEPSQFVKIQEPLFKQIAKCVSSPHFQVAERALYYWNNEYIMSLIEENSNVILPIMFSSLYRISKEHWNPAIVALVYNVLKAFMEMNSTMFDELTATYKSDRQREKKKEKEREELWKKLEDLELKRGLRRDGIIPT from the exons ATGGACACGCTTTCAGACCTTAAAATGAAAGAATACAAGCGCTCCACTCTTAATGAACTGGTGGACTACATTACAATAAGCAGAGGCTGTTTGACAGAGCAGACTTACCCTGAAGTAGTTAGAATG GTATCTTGCAATATCTTCAGAACTCTCCCACCTAGTGACAGCAATGAATTTGATCCAGAAGAAGATGAGCCCACCTTGGAGGCATCATGGCCACATTTACAG cttgTATACGAGTTTTTCATACGATTTTTGGAAAGCCAAGAATTTCAGCCCAGCATTGCCAAAAAGTACATAGATCAGAAATTTGTATTGCAG CTGTTGGAGCTGTTTGACAGCGAAGATCCTCGAGAACGAGACTACCTAAAAACAGTCTTGCACAGAATTTATGGCAAGTTTCTGGGTCTTAGAGCATTTATCCGAAAACagattaataatatttttctacg atttgtttATGAAACTGAACACTTCAATGGCGTAGCTGAACTGTTGGAAATTTTAGGAAG TATTATCAATGGTTTTGCTTTACCTCTTAAGGCAGAGCATAAACAGTTTCTGGTGAAGGTGCTGATTCCTTTACATACTGTCAGGAGTTTATCACTCTTCCATGCACAG CTGGCGTATTGCATAGTACAGTTTCTGGAGAAAGACCCCTCACTCACAGAACCA GTCATTAGAGGTTTAATGAAATTCTGGCCAAAAACCTGCAGTCAGAAAGAG gTCATGTTCCTAGGAGAGCTGGAGGAAATCTTGGATGTAATCGAACCGTCACAATTTGTCAAAATCCAGGAACCCTTGTTTAAACAAATTGCCAAGTGTGTCTCCAGCCCTCATTTCCAG GTGGCTGAAAGAGCACTGTATTATTGGAATAACGAATACATCATGAGTTTGATAGAGGAGAATTCAAACGTTATACTTCCCATCATGTTTTCCAGCCTTTATAGGATTTCTAAAGAACACTGGAATCC GGCTATTGTGGCTTTAGTCTACAATGTGTTGAAGGCATTTATGGAAATGAACAGCACCATGTTTGACGAGCTGACAGCCACTTACAAGTCAGATCGTCAGCG tgagaagaagaaagagaaagaacgTGAAGAACTGTGGAAAAAACTGGAGGATTTGGAATTAAAGAGAGGTCTTAGACGTGATGGAATAATTCCAActtaa